The region TGGTAAGTGGCCTCGACCAGACGCGGCGGATGCTCGGATCCGCCGCCCACGGCCAGCAGCCCGCCGAATCCTTCGGCGCGCAGCTCGTTCTCGTCGCGGACCCGTACCTGAAGCCCGCTGCGGCCGGCAATCATCCGTGCCTGTGCCGCCATCCAGTCCGGCGTGGCCGTCTCGGCAGGCGTGTTGGTCAGGTCGCGGGCCGTCCACACGGCCCGTGCGGTAACCGTGGCACGTTCGGCTGCCGCTGCGTCCAGCCCGGTCAGTTCCAGGTGTTCCGCAATCGGTGCCGGCGGTTCGGTGATACCCGCACGCGGCGGCCGGTAGCCTCCGAGCAGGAAGCCCTCAAGGAAAGCTTCCTGGGCGGACGGTTCCAGCCCGTCCACCACGCTTCCGCGTACCCGCTTGGCGCCCATGGTGGCACGGGCCAGCGAGGCACCGGCGCGCCGCAGCGCAGGCCCGGACTCGTCGCCGGCACCAACATAGATCAGTTTTCCGGGCAGGTCCGCAGCACCGCGGGGCGGCTCGATCACAAGGATCTCCCCCGCCCTGCCCGTGACTTTGGCGCGGCGGGCCCGGTCAGCGACGTCGGCGCCGTACCGCAGCGCCGCTTCGACGGCACCGCGCCGCGGCTGGGGAACCGGGTTTGCTGCCTCGTCGGCGTCTTCCCGCCCGGAGCCGTCCGGCGCCGGCGTCATGGCCACGGCCAGGACGTCCACGCCTTCATCCGGGACCGGATGCAGTCCGGTCCCGGACTCCGCCTCCCCGGTCCGTGCATTCAACGCAGCCAGGGCAGTGACTCCCGGCAGCGATGCGGTGACATAGGGCGACGCCGGAACGGATCCGGTCCGGTCTGTTGGCTTCGGAGGCAGCTGCATGAATTAAAGGCTAGCCCGTAACGCCCAGAAGGCAGTCTTTCAACTTCCCTGCTTCTTCTACATTCAGCTCAACCACCAGGCGCCCGCCGCCGTCTATCGGCACCCGCAAAATGAGGCTGCGCCCCTCCTTTGTAACCTCCATGGGCCCGTCGCCCGTCCTTGGTTTCATCGCAGCCATTTCGAGATTCCCCTTTCACAGCGCCCGGTTTACCCGGACCACCTGTAATCCGCTGCCGATGGAAGTAAAATATTCGCCCGGCAATTGCTGTCATTATTCCGCACAAGTACCGGGCAAACGAAATTTCGTGTGTTGCGTGCCACAAATCAGGGTGGATAGTCCCCGCCGCCGGGTAATTGCGTCCACCGCCACAGCCATACCACCCAGACAATCTGCAGGACCGCGAAGGCGACCGCGACGGTCCCCCGGTAGGCCCTGGACCGGCTAAGCCAGGCTGTCGCGAGCGCCAGCGGAAAGAGCGGCAGCAGAAGGCGGAACGTGCTGGTCTGCGGGTTCAGGAATACCAGCAGGTAAAGCAGATAGCTTGCACACCACAGCTGCAGCTCCAGGCCGAGCCGCCGGACGGGCGGGGACATCAGGTAGAGCGCGGCGCCTGCGACCAGTACCACCAGCGCCACAGGGCCGAACAGCGGCCCCAAAAGGTGCTGGGACATGGTGAGCCAGGGTTTGAAGGGAACGAGGTCCCCGAAGCGCCAGGCACTTTCCGTATCCGTGTAGGCGCGGATGTCCCCGGTGGACACCCAGGCGATGACCGGCCAGGCCAGCGCGGAGAAGCCTGCTGCCGCAGCCAGGGCGGTGAGCCGCCACGCCTCACCGGCAGGGAACGGCACCCGCCCGCGTCGCAGGAACCGCACCACCAGCACCAACCCGACCGCGAGCGCGAAGGGAACGCCCACCGGCCGGGAGAGGCACATCAGGGCCACCACCGGGATGGCGGTGAGGTAGCGCCCGGCCAGGAAGAGGTACAGGGCGCCGGAAAGAAGCAGCAGGTTCAGCGACTCGGCGTAGGGAATCTGCAGGATCGGGGACACCGGGAAGACCGCCACGAAGAGCACTCCCCACATGGCGGTGCCTTTCCCGGCCCGCAGCCGGAAGAGCCGGTAAATGACGAGTGCTGCGGCAAAGCCCGCCACCGTGGCGGCTACGGGAGCCAGGACGTTCCAGCCCAGGCCGGTTACGGCGTCCAGCCCCCGCACCAGCAGCGGGAAAAGTGCGTAGAAGGCCCACTCGTTTTCCACGGCATTGCCCGCCGCATCCCGCGGCACGCTGTCGGGATAGCCATCGGAGAAGATCCGGAAATACCACTCGGCGTCCCAGATGTTGATGAAGTCCCAGTACGACGGCGATGCGTCCCACCACGGGCCTGCCGGCTGGAACCGGGCGGTGGCGGCGAGCACGGCATAGGAAAACAGGCGGGCTCCCAGCCACAAGGCAAGGACCTGGAGGTACCACGGCCACCGCTGGACGGCGGCAGCGGCACGGCTCGGCACCGTCTTTGCCCGGAGGTTCACGGAGGACCTTTCAGCTGATTCAGTTTCCATGACGCACCCAGCAGGTCCCGAGGTGGTCATTGACGTAACCGGTGGCCTGCATCATCGCGTAGGCGGTGATCGGCCCGACGAACCGGAAACCCCGTTTTTTCAGGTCCTTGGCCAGCGCCGCGGATTCCGCCGTGGCGGACGGGACGTCGGCCAGTGCCTGCGGCGCGGGCCGGTCTGCCGGAGCACGGTACCGTTCCAGCAGGCTGCCGAGGCTTTCATGCTCCGGCAGCTCCATCAGTGCACGGGCGTTGTTGATCACGGCATCGATTTTGGCGGCGTTGCGCACAATGCCCGCATCGGACAGCAGCCGCGCCCGGTCGGCGTCGTCAAAGGCCGCCACGGCCTGCGGGTCGAAACCGGCGAACGCGGCGCGGAAGGCCTCGCGCTTGCGCAGGATGGTGATCCAGCTGAGGCCGGATTGGAAGGCTTCCAGGCTCAGGCGCTCGAAGAGGGCAGCTTCGCCCTCCACGGCACGCCCCCATTCCGTGTCGTGATAATGCTGGTAGTCCTCGCTGGCCAGCGCCCAGCCGCAGCGCAGCCGCCCGTCCGCACCCGGCACGGCAGTCAATTCGCTTCTCCGTCGGGAAGGTTGCTCCGGCCCGCTGCTTCGAGCGCGCGGATCCGGGCGTCGCGTTCTTCGAGTGCTGCGGCGAACCGGTCCAGAACCGTGTCCACCTGGTCCATGCGGTAGCCGCGCAGGGCCACGGAGAACCGCAGCCGGGAAACGTCGCCGGCAACAGGGTGCTCAGGCAGCAATACGGGCGGGAGCCGGGGATCCGGCTCCGGCAGGCCCTGTACCGTGGCCGGCACGGTGCCGGCGGAGCCCGGGCGCAGCCGGCCGATCCCGAATACGGTGGCCAGGCCCAGCACGGCGATGGCAAGGAAGACCAGGAGGAGTGTCACAGGACCATGGTGCCAGACGGGGCCGGTCCCGGGCGGCGGCCGTCCGGCTAGGGCGAAACGTGTCCTGCGCTGTCCGCGATC is a window of Arthrobacter sp. zg-Y1171 DNA encoding:
- a CDS encoding M17 family metallopeptidase, whose translation is MQLPPKPTDRTGSVPASPYVTASLPGVTALAALNARTGEAESGTGLHPVPDEGVDVLAVAMTPAPDGSGREDADEAANPVPQPRRGAVEAALRYGADVADRARRAKVTGRAGEILVIEPPRGAADLPGKLIYVGAGDESGPALRRAGASLARATMGAKRVRGSVVDGLEPSAQEAFLEGFLLGGYRPPRAGITEPPAPIAEHLELTGLDAAAAERATVTARAVWTARDLTNTPAETATPDWMAAQARMIAGRSGLQVRVRDENELRAEGFGGLLAVGGGSEHPPRLVEATYQPEGGDLPHVVLVGKGITFDSGGISLKPRDAMMTMKTDMAGAAAVLAVAEAAAALKLPVKVTAVLALAENAIGAASYRPADVVTTYNGTTVEVGNTDAEGRMVLADAMAYAAAELAPDVLVDVATLTGAAALGLGVHHAALFGNAPGLLARLEAAGKASGDAVWQLPLVAEYGFVLDSDIADVSHIAPVQAKFGAGAIVAALFLEKFTGGVPWAHIDIAGPARANKDSRELTKGATGFGVRLLLSYLAGLGRTA
- a CDS encoding DUF3117 domain-containing protein, which gives rise to MAAMKPRTGDGPMEVTKEGRSLILRVPIDGGGRLVVELNVEEAGKLKDCLLGVTG
- a CDS encoding DNA-3-methyladenine glycosylase I; protein product: MTAVPGADGRLRCGWALASEDYQHYHDTEWGRAVEGEAALFERLSLEAFQSGLSWITILRKREAFRAAFAGFDPQAVAAFDDADRARLLSDAGIVRNAAKIDAVINNARALMELPEHESLGSLLERYRAPADRPAPQALADVPSATAESAALAKDLKKRGFRFVGPITAYAMMQATGYVNDHLGTCWVRHGN
- a CDS encoding DivIVA domain-containing protein; translated protein: MTLLLVFLAIAVLGLATVFGIGRLRPGSAGTVPATVQGLPEPDPRLPPVLLPEHPVAGDVSRLRFSVALRGYRMDQVDTVLDRFAAALEERDARIRALEAAGRSNLPDGEAN